A single genomic interval of Juglans regia cultivar Chandler chromosome 1, Walnut 2.0, whole genome shotgun sequence harbors:
- the LOC108988139 gene encoding uncharacterized protein LOC108988139 isoform X2 yields the protein MPGNEVEDRIHKLYELDNSSQDQQQSQAVEGSWPAHNYNQWVGKRRQIGSALNFNLKNCNVQQLDSVKEHGSESLSLLFNQNYTQLIQRPEFSSIYSRNQLLNSNGDMLGCPKFQAMQRQSKSLGENTVYDPHTITSRGSSFFIPHRENVSGDSPTLTTNSEKSELTETSFDFDFDFIEGKQQLARGQQLNTPQTYLMQQSGYNDMQLLQQQHMVFKQLQELQRQQQLQHLGDARPQNSSNQISAMTKQATGAQSSPVINGTPVNDASHMYMNWMQRGTFPAVQGGSNRAIFSQDQGQALRSMGLASQQLDVSLYGTPVASARGSMSQYSHLHGMSRDSSTVSTKVSVQAQKPIMQSSAFSNPFVGDQVTVSSEQVCFPQEGFVSKQRSQGNNMFSQVPVQGLNSAVISGKPQLGNTLQKNAAPTEFNARQEQGGWSGNLQQKNMRLGPSQGLVPLDPMEEKILYNLDDNIWDASFGRCTDMGVGGVGAALEHTDYPSAFPSIQSGSWSALMQSAVAEASSSDTGPQEEWSGLTFQNTELSTDNQPSNVMDSEKQQSSWLDNNLLNTSSLSSKPFPVFNDSSVSSSFPGFHQPGIQFSIEQKDTLHQDDSHELIRKSPKNTGEWIDCGPKQRPSREGSQPAQPLMHLDNAWASQIFEHQEGDFHQQRIASCNNVSQPCSEIKGDVNEATYKGRSSDDYLWEVDSNCGVSSFSRSAGGLEQVHSGMNSTLPNKEDSQIFNFAAVPNSSPSKAFREASQQVQHDNQLDYVKHVDTSRNKENQSIGKNQHQMSNGSHVLHNYLLEAGGTYEMQQKCYLKDNSYCNYGSKGLSRQEQECVGQLKFISDVSSSPVTLDKVHLPDFEGNSKASETARGGLNTSTTFQSENMLELLHKVDQSKENSSIPHFGSRGCDSLVSETGTPDGSDAQLYHQSAASQGFTLKLAPPSQRLFNMNPFISSQDFPEVARNLSFRQANSEIGDKNQTWSASPSFQSSPSSRESSQRLHWDNKFSTSVQTSIPSSLYMSGSSIASFESSPPYVRNQLQTQGMLNATLACPSPQATLPGTVSRYPPFNLDSSQDTSPRIFANSPGQQFHVLEAKPVSNPPVMSGMHQQGAFSVRPPNLWTNVPVQQHISGVEPHKVLSMDLSTNSLETSLAPLGLNDLNSQKVGYGTSELRASPRNSQGFEHGVDQQEKERSQLQISSEILDASQTGSLPRNISHANAFASGSLLSHSHLLNLNRVQHEDNAPTPSERNLGTIGRSLKPSHVFHPNYSLLPQVQTMKNADTEPSSRVSDFEHVTAMDGPQLIYEDNSRSRNQMDPGLMSVSPLNSMLSGDTKMQSLLTEAREDFGIKASPQPALLDRPSQGMVMFSQNDLLSQSTARNLASNHAGHPQVNLCTAPSWFKQYKAFRNGRMPPTNEAGHAQNAAGQFSLRKPPHNLNVFSSEERVDAADASQSGRLWPSSAATSVVSEPFSAPCSLPSDDIEQCMAVARPKKRKTATSNLLPWWKEVTQGSQRVQNISVSEHEWAQATNRLIEKAEDQAELIEDWQSMLRPKKRLILTTQIMQQLLCPAPTSILSAKGDSQYDVLGYFVAKLSLGDACSLTSFTSNGLLHIPLINNTLISEKQPKVIEGVDDQFLSKVVEDFSNRAKKLENDLVRLDKVASILDIRVDCQELEKFSVINRFAKFHIRQADASGTSSSSSAVAPAPKPFPQRYVVAHPIPRNLPEGVQCLSL from the exons ATGCCTGGTAACGAAGTTGAAGATAGGATCCACAAGTTATATGAGCTAGATAACTCTTCCCAAGACCAGCAACAATCTCAAGCGGTGGAGGGTAGTTGGCCAGCACATAACTACAATCAGTGGGTTGGGAAACGGAGGCAGATTGGGTCAGCTCTGAATTTCAATCTGAAAAACTGCAATGTGCAACAATTAG attCTGTGAAAGAACATGGCAGTGAATCTTTGAGCTTGTTGTTCAACCAAAACTATACACAATTGATTCAAAGACCCGAGTTTTCCAGCATTTACTCTAGAAACCAACTGCTGAATTCAAATGGAGATATGCTTGGTTGCCCGAAATTCCAGGCAATGCAAAGgcaatcaaagtctttgggtgaAAATACAGTTTATGATCCACATACCATAACTTCAAGAGGCTCTTCTTTCTTTATACCACATAGAGAAAATGTGTCTGGGGATAGTCCCACCTTGACAACAAATTCAGAAAAATCGGAACTTACTGAAACTTCCTTTGACTTTGACTTCGACTTCATTGAAGGGAAGCAGCAGCTTGCCAGGGGCCAGCAACTCAATACTCCACAAACTTACCTAATGCAGCAGTCTGGGTACAATGATATGCAGTTGCTGCAGCAGCAGCACATGGTGTTCAAGCAGCTACAAGAACTTCAGAGGCAGCAACAACTTCAGCATCTGGGTGATGCTAGGCCACAGAATTCTTCAAACCAGATTTCTGCAATGACTAAACAAGCTACTGGTGCTCAGAGTTCACCTGTCATCAATGGAACGCCTGTTAATGATGCATCACATATGTATATGAACTGGATGCAGCGAGGTACATTTCCTGCTGTGCAAGGCGGATCCAATAGAGCCATATTTTCACAAGATCAAGGTCAGGCTTTGCGTTCCATGGGTCTGGCTTCTCAGCAGCTTGATGTTTCCTTGTATGGTACTCCTGTTGCTAGTGCAAGAGGTAGTATGAGTCAATATTCCCATCTCCACGGGATGTCTCGTGATTCTTCAACTGTGTCGACTAAGGTTAGTGTTCAAGCGCAGAAGCCTATTATGCAGTCGTCAGCCTTCAGCAACCCCTTTGTAGGTGATCAGGTTACTGTTTCTTCAGAGCAGGTTTGCTTTCCCCAAGAAGGTTTCGTATCCAAACAAAGATCTCAGGGAAACAATATGTTCAGTCAGGTTCCTGTTCAGGGGTTGAATAGTGCTGTTATTTCAGGGAAGCCCCAGCTGGGGAATACTTTGCAAAAAAATGCAGCACCAACAGAATTTAATGCGAGGCAAGAACAAGGTGGTTGGTCTGGAAACTTGCAGCAGAAAAATATGCGGCTTGGCCCTTCTCAGGGTTTGGTTCCCCTGGATCCAATGGAAGAGAAGATTCTGTACAATCTAGATGATAACATCTGGGATGCTTCTTTTGGTAGGTGCACTGACATGGGCGTAGGAGGCGTTGGGGCAGCATTGGAACATACAGACTATCCAAGTGCATTTCCTTCTATTCAAAGTGGAAGCTGGAGTGCTCTCATGCAGTCTGCCGTAGCAGAAGCTTCTAGTAGTGATACTGGGCCACAGGAGGAGTGGAGTGGCTTGACTTTTCAGAACACAGAACTCTCAACTGATAACCAGCCTTCAAATGTTATGGATAGTGAAAAGCAACAATCAAGTTGGCTTGATAACAATCTGCTTAATACCTCCTCCTTAAGTTCAAAACCTTTTCCTGTGTTTAACGATTCTAGTGTGAGCTCTAGCTTTCCTGGCTTTCATCAACCAGGCATCCAATTCTCAATCGAGCAGAAAGACACGTTGCACCAGGATGACTCTCATGAATTGATTCGGAAGTCGCCCAAGAACACTGGTGAGTGGATTGATTGTGGCCCTAAACAAAGGCCATCCAGGGAAGGAAGTCAACCAGCTCAACCACTCATGCATTTGGACAATGCATGGGCTAGTCAGATTTTTGAGCATCAAGAAGGTGATTTCCATCAGCAGAGAATAGCCTCATGTAACAATGTTAGCCAACCATGTAGTGAAATAAAAG GTGATGTCAACGAAGCTACATACAAGGGGAGGAGTTCTGATGATTATCTGTGGGAGGTCGATAGTAACTGTGGGGTAAGCTCTTTTTCTAGATCAGCTGGAGGATTGGAGCAAGTACACTCTGGCATGAATAGTACTCTGCCCAACAAAGAAGATTCACAAATATTTAACTTTGCTGCTGTACCAAATTCAAGCCCTTCTAAGGCCTTTCGAGAAGCCAGTCAACAAGTGCAACATGATAATCAGCTTGATTATGTTAAGCATGTTGATACATCTAGGAACAAGGAAAATCAGAGTATTGGAAAAAACCAGCATCAGATGAGTAATGGTTCTCATGTTTTGCATAACTATCTTTTGGAAGCAGGTGGAACATATGAGATGCAGCAGAAATGCTACCTAAAAGACAACTCTTATTGCAACTATGGCTCCAAAGGATTGAGCCGGCAAGAGCAAGAATGTGTAGGGCAGCTCAAATTCATCAGTGATGTTTCTAGCAGTCCTGTGACCTTGGATAAG GTGCACTTACCTGATTTTGAGGGAAACTCAAAAGCCTCAGAGACAGCTAGAGGTGGTCTCAATACATCTACTACCTTTCAGAG TGAAAATATGCTTGAGCTTCTGCATAAGGTTGACCAATCAAAAGAGAACAGCAGTATACCTCATTTTGGCTCTAGAGGTTGTGATTCATTGGTGTCTGAGACAGGAACTCCTGATGGATCCGATGCTCAATTGTACCATCAGTCTGCTGCTTCTCAAGGTTTCACTTTGAAATTAGCTCCTCCATCTCAGCGGCTGTTCAATATGAACCCTTTCATCTCGTCTCAAGATTTTCCAGAAGTAGCACGGAATCTAAGTTTCAGGCAAGCCAATTCTGAAATTGGAGATAAAAACCAGACCTGGTCAGCATCCCCATCTTTTCAGTCATCGCCTTCATCACGTGAATCATCTCAAAGACTGCATTGGGATAACAAATTTAGTACTTCTGTACAGACAAGCATCCCCTCGTCTTTATATATGTCTGGAAGCTCTATTGCATCTTTTGAATCCAGTCCTCCATATGTAAGAAATCAGCTTCAAACACAGGGCATGTTGAATGCAACTCTAGCATGTCCATCTCCACAGGCAACATTGCCTGGTACAGTTAGTAGATACCCACCATTTAACCTTGATTCCTCTCAAGATACTTCTCCACGTATTTTTGCCAACTCTCCAGGTCAACAATTTCATGTTTTGGAGGCTAAGCCCGTCTCTAATCCTCCTGTAATGTCTGGTATGCATCAGCAGGGTGCATTTTCAGTGAGACCACCCAATCTATGGACAAATGTCCCAGTTCAGCAACATATTTCCGGTGTAGAACCTCATAAGGTTCTATCTATGGATCTATCAACAAATAGCCTGGAAACTTCATTGGCACCATTGGGGCTCAATGATCTAAATTCCCAGAAAGTTGGATATGGAACATCAGAATTAAGGGCATCTCCTAGGAATTCACAAGGCTTTGAACATGGGGTAGATCagcaagagaaagagaggtcCCAGCTGCAAATATCATCTGAGATACTTGATGCTTCACAGACTGGTAGTTTGCCAAGGAATATCTCTCATGCAAATGCTTTTGCCTCTGGCTCACTGTTGTCTCATTCACACCTGCTGAACCTCAATAGAGTACAGCACGAGGACAATGCTCCTACTCCCTCTGAAAGAAATCTTGGAACCATTGGCCGTTCTTTGAAACCATCACATGTTTTCCATCCGAATTACTCCTTACTGCCCCAAGTGCAGACAATGAAGAATGCGGATACCGAGCCAAGTAGTAGAGTTTCGGATTTTGAACACGTTACTGCTATGGATGGACCACAGttaatatatgaagataattcCAGGTCCAGAAACCAAATGGATCCCGGACTGATGTCAGTGTCTCCGCTCAACTCAATGCTATCTGGGGATACCAAAATGCAAAGTTTATTGACAGAAGCAAGAGAAGATTTTGGCATAAAAGCTTCACCACAGCCTGCTCTCCTAGATAGACCTTCTCAAGGGATGGTCATGTTTAGTCAAAATGATCTTCTGAGTCAATCTACTGCCAGAAATTTGGCATCTAATCATGCAGGGCATCCCCAGGTTAATCTGTGCACGGCACCCTCCTGGTTTAAACAGTACAAAGCTTTCAGAAATGGGCGAATGCCACCAACTAATGAGGCAGGACATGCACAGAATGCTGCAGGACAGTTCTCACTCAGGAAGCCTCCCCATAATTTGAATGTATTTTCTTCTGAGGAACGAGTAGATGCTGCCGATGCCAGCCAGAGTGGCAGACTTTGGCCAAGCTCAGCAGCCACCTCAGTCGTTAGTGAACCCTTTTCTGCTCCATGTTCACTGCCTTCAGATGATATCGAACAATGTATGGCAGTTGCGAGACCAAAGAAACGCAAAACTGCAACATCCAATCTTCTACCATGGTGGAAAGAAGTAACACAAGGCTCTCAGAGGGTTCAAAATATCAG TGTTTCAGAACATGAATGGGCGCAAGCCACAAATCGACTGATTGAGAAG GCGGAGGATCAGGCTGAATTGATCGAAGATTGGCAATCGATGCTTCGACCAAAGAAAAGGCTTATCTTGACAACACAGATTATGCAGCAATTGCTATGCCCCGCACCTACATCCATTCTCTCTGCAAAGGGTGACTCTCAATATGATGTTCTGGGTTACTTTGTTGCTAAATTATCACTAGGAGATGCATGCAGCCTGACCTCTTTCACGAGTAATGGTTTGTTGCACATACCGCTAATTAACAATACCTT GATTTCAGAGAAGCAGCCCAAAGTGATTGAAGGTGTTGATGACCAGTTCCTTTCAAAAGTTGTAGAAGACTTCAGCAATAGAGCAAAGAAGCTGGAAAATGACTTAGTTAG ATTGGACAAGGTAGCATCAATTTTAGACATAAGAGTGGACTGCCAGGAGTTGGAAAAGTTTTCTGTCATTAACCGCTTTGCCAAATTCCACATCCGACAAGCAGATGCCTCTGGAACCTCATCTTCGTCCAGTGCTGTTGCCCCTGCACCAAAACCCTTTCCCCAGAGATACGTGGTTGCACATCCAATACCTAGGAATCTACCAGAGGGGGTACAATGTCTTTCACTGTAA
- the LOC108988139 gene encoding uncharacterized protein LOC108988139 isoform X1, whose product MPGNEVEDRIHKLYELDNSSQDQQQSQAVEGSWPAHNYNQWVGKRRQIGSALNFNLKNCNVQQLDSVKEHGSESLSLLFNQNYTQLIQRPEFSSIYSRNQLLNSNGDMLGCPKFQAMQRQSKSLGENTVYDPHTITSRGSSFFIPHRENVSGDSPTLTTNSEKSELTETSFDFDFDFIEGKQQLARGQQLNTPQTYLMQQSGYNDMQLLQQQHMVFKQLQELQRQQQLQHLGDARPQNSSNQISAMTKQATGAQSSPVINGTPVNDASHMYMNWMQRGTFPAVQGGSNRAIFSQDQGQALRSMGLASQQLDVSLYGTPVASARGSMSQYSHLHGMSRDSSTVSTKVSVQAQKPIMQSSAFSNPFVGDQVTVSSEQVCFPQEGFVSKQRSQGNNMFSQVPVQGLNSAVISGKPQLGNTLQKNAAPTEFNARQEQGGWSGNLQQKNMRLGPSQGLVPLDPMEEKILYNLDDNIWDASFGRCTDMGVGGVGAALEHTDYPSAFPSIQSGSWSALMQSAVAEASSSDTGPQEEWSGLTFQNTELSTDNQPSNVMDSEKQQSSWLDNNLLNTSSLSSKPFPVFNDSSVSSSFPGFHQPGIQFSIEQKDTLHQDDSHELIRKSPKNTGEWIDCGPKQRPSREGSQPAQPLMHLDNAWASQIFEHQEGDFHQQRIASCNNVSQPCSEIKGDVNEATYKGRSSDDYLWEVDSNCGVSSFSRSAGGLEQVHSGMNSTLPNKEDSQIFNFAAVPNSSPSKAFREASQQVQHDNQLDYVKHVDTSRNKENQSIGKNQHQMSNGSHVLHNYLLEAGGTYEMQQKCYLKDNSYCNYGSKGLSRQEQECVGQLKFISDVSSSPVTLDKVHLPDFEGNSKASETARGGLNTSTTFQRSVHPHHENVTAQRSENMLELLHKVDQSKENSSIPHFGSRGCDSLVSETGTPDGSDAQLYHQSAASQGFTLKLAPPSQRLFNMNPFISSQDFPEVARNLSFRQANSEIGDKNQTWSASPSFQSSPSSRESSQRLHWDNKFSTSVQTSIPSSLYMSGSSIASFESSPPYVRNQLQTQGMLNATLACPSPQATLPGTVSRYPPFNLDSSQDTSPRIFANSPGQQFHVLEAKPVSNPPVMSGMHQQGAFSVRPPNLWTNVPVQQHISGVEPHKVLSMDLSTNSLETSLAPLGLNDLNSQKVGYGTSELRASPRNSQGFEHGVDQQEKERSQLQISSEILDASQTGSLPRNISHANAFASGSLLSHSHLLNLNRVQHEDNAPTPSERNLGTIGRSLKPSHVFHPNYSLLPQVQTMKNADTEPSSRVSDFEHVTAMDGPQLIYEDNSRSRNQMDPGLMSVSPLNSMLSGDTKMQSLLTEAREDFGIKASPQPALLDRPSQGMVMFSQNDLLSQSTARNLASNHAGHPQVNLCTAPSWFKQYKAFRNGRMPPTNEAGHAQNAAGQFSLRKPPHNLNVFSSEERVDAADASQSGRLWPSSAATSVVSEPFSAPCSLPSDDIEQCMAVARPKKRKTATSNLLPWWKEVTQGSQRVQNISVSEHEWAQATNRLIEKAEDQAELIEDWQSMLRPKKRLILTTQIMQQLLCPAPTSILSAKGDSQYDVLGYFVAKLSLGDACSLTSFTSNGLLHIPLINNTLISEKQPKVIEGVDDQFLSKVVEDFSNRAKKLENDLVRLDKVASILDIRVDCQELEKFSVINRFAKFHIRQADASGTSSSSSAVAPAPKPFPQRYVVAHPIPRNLPEGVQCLSL is encoded by the exons ATGCCTGGTAACGAAGTTGAAGATAGGATCCACAAGTTATATGAGCTAGATAACTCTTCCCAAGACCAGCAACAATCTCAAGCGGTGGAGGGTAGTTGGCCAGCACATAACTACAATCAGTGGGTTGGGAAACGGAGGCAGATTGGGTCAGCTCTGAATTTCAATCTGAAAAACTGCAATGTGCAACAATTAG attCTGTGAAAGAACATGGCAGTGAATCTTTGAGCTTGTTGTTCAACCAAAACTATACACAATTGATTCAAAGACCCGAGTTTTCCAGCATTTACTCTAGAAACCAACTGCTGAATTCAAATGGAGATATGCTTGGTTGCCCGAAATTCCAGGCAATGCAAAGgcaatcaaagtctttgggtgaAAATACAGTTTATGATCCACATACCATAACTTCAAGAGGCTCTTCTTTCTTTATACCACATAGAGAAAATGTGTCTGGGGATAGTCCCACCTTGACAACAAATTCAGAAAAATCGGAACTTACTGAAACTTCCTTTGACTTTGACTTCGACTTCATTGAAGGGAAGCAGCAGCTTGCCAGGGGCCAGCAACTCAATACTCCACAAACTTACCTAATGCAGCAGTCTGGGTACAATGATATGCAGTTGCTGCAGCAGCAGCACATGGTGTTCAAGCAGCTACAAGAACTTCAGAGGCAGCAACAACTTCAGCATCTGGGTGATGCTAGGCCACAGAATTCTTCAAACCAGATTTCTGCAATGACTAAACAAGCTACTGGTGCTCAGAGTTCACCTGTCATCAATGGAACGCCTGTTAATGATGCATCACATATGTATATGAACTGGATGCAGCGAGGTACATTTCCTGCTGTGCAAGGCGGATCCAATAGAGCCATATTTTCACAAGATCAAGGTCAGGCTTTGCGTTCCATGGGTCTGGCTTCTCAGCAGCTTGATGTTTCCTTGTATGGTACTCCTGTTGCTAGTGCAAGAGGTAGTATGAGTCAATATTCCCATCTCCACGGGATGTCTCGTGATTCTTCAACTGTGTCGACTAAGGTTAGTGTTCAAGCGCAGAAGCCTATTATGCAGTCGTCAGCCTTCAGCAACCCCTTTGTAGGTGATCAGGTTACTGTTTCTTCAGAGCAGGTTTGCTTTCCCCAAGAAGGTTTCGTATCCAAACAAAGATCTCAGGGAAACAATATGTTCAGTCAGGTTCCTGTTCAGGGGTTGAATAGTGCTGTTATTTCAGGGAAGCCCCAGCTGGGGAATACTTTGCAAAAAAATGCAGCACCAACAGAATTTAATGCGAGGCAAGAACAAGGTGGTTGGTCTGGAAACTTGCAGCAGAAAAATATGCGGCTTGGCCCTTCTCAGGGTTTGGTTCCCCTGGATCCAATGGAAGAGAAGATTCTGTACAATCTAGATGATAACATCTGGGATGCTTCTTTTGGTAGGTGCACTGACATGGGCGTAGGAGGCGTTGGGGCAGCATTGGAACATACAGACTATCCAAGTGCATTTCCTTCTATTCAAAGTGGAAGCTGGAGTGCTCTCATGCAGTCTGCCGTAGCAGAAGCTTCTAGTAGTGATACTGGGCCACAGGAGGAGTGGAGTGGCTTGACTTTTCAGAACACAGAACTCTCAACTGATAACCAGCCTTCAAATGTTATGGATAGTGAAAAGCAACAATCAAGTTGGCTTGATAACAATCTGCTTAATACCTCCTCCTTAAGTTCAAAACCTTTTCCTGTGTTTAACGATTCTAGTGTGAGCTCTAGCTTTCCTGGCTTTCATCAACCAGGCATCCAATTCTCAATCGAGCAGAAAGACACGTTGCACCAGGATGACTCTCATGAATTGATTCGGAAGTCGCCCAAGAACACTGGTGAGTGGATTGATTGTGGCCCTAAACAAAGGCCATCCAGGGAAGGAAGTCAACCAGCTCAACCACTCATGCATTTGGACAATGCATGGGCTAGTCAGATTTTTGAGCATCAAGAAGGTGATTTCCATCAGCAGAGAATAGCCTCATGTAACAATGTTAGCCAACCATGTAGTGAAATAAAAG GTGATGTCAACGAAGCTACATACAAGGGGAGGAGTTCTGATGATTATCTGTGGGAGGTCGATAGTAACTGTGGGGTAAGCTCTTTTTCTAGATCAGCTGGAGGATTGGAGCAAGTACACTCTGGCATGAATAGTACTCTGCCCAACAAAGAAGATTCACAAATATTTAACTTTGCTGCTGTACCAAATTCAAGCCCTTCTAAGGCCTTTCGAGAAGCCAGTCAACAAGTGCAACATGATAATCAGCTTGATTATGTTAAGCATGTTGATACATCTAGGAACAAGGAAAATCAGAGTATTGGAAAAAACCAGCATCAGATGAGTAATGGTTCTCATGTTTTGCATAACTATCTTTTGGAAGCAGGTGGAACATATGAGATGCAGCAGAAATGCTACCTAAAAGACAACTCTTATTGCAACTATGGCTCCAAAGGATTGAGCCGGCAAGAGCAAGAATGTGTAGGGCAGCTCAAATTCATCAGTGATGTTTCTAGCAGTCCTGTGACCTTGGATAAG GTGCACTTACCTGATTTTGAGGGAAACTCAAAAGCCTCAGAGACAGCTAGAGGTGGTCTCAATACATCTACTACCTTTCAGAGGTCAGTTCATCCTCATCATGAAAACGTTACTGCTCAAAGAAG TGAAAATATGCTTGAGCTTCTGCATAAGGTTGACCAATCAAAAGAGAACAGCAGTATACCTCATTTTGGCTCTAGAGGTTGTGATTCATTGGTGTCTGAGACAGGAACTCCTGATGGATCCGATGCTCAATTGTACCATCAGTCTGCTGCTTCTCAAGGTTTCACTTTGAAATTAGCTCCTCCATCTCAGCGGCTGTTCAATATGAACCCTTTCATCTCGTCTCAAGATTTTCCAGAAGTAGCACGGAATCTAAGTTTCAGGCAAGCCAATTCTGAAATTGGAGATAAAAACCAGACCTGGTCAGCATCCCCATCTTTTCAGTCATCGCCTTCATCACGTGAATCATCTCAAAGACTGCATTGGGATAACAAATTTAGTACTTCTGTACAGACAAGCATCCCCTCGTCTTTATATATGTCTGGAAGCTCTATTGCATCTTTTGAATCCAGTCCTCCATATGTAAGAAATCAGCTTCAAACACAGGGCATGTTGAATGCAACTCTAGCATGTCCATCTCCACAGGCAACATTGCCTGGTACAGTTAGTAGATACCCACCATTTAACCTTGATTCCTCTCAAGATACTTCTCCACGTATTTTTGCCAACTCTCCAGGTCAACAATTTCATGTTTTGGAGGCTAAGCCCGTCTCTAATCCTCCTGTAATGTCTGGTATGCATCAGCAGGGTGCATTTTCAGTGAGACCACCCAATCTATGGACAAATGTCCCAGTTCAGCAACATATTTCCGGTGTAGAACCTCATAAGGTTCTATCTATGGATCTATCAACAAATAGCCTGGAAACTTCATTGGCACCATTGGGGCTCAATGATCTAAATTCCCAGAAAGTTGGATATGGAACATCAGAATTAAGGGCATCTCCTAGGAATTCACAAGGCTTTGAACATGGGGTAGATCagcaagagaaagagaggtcCCAGCTGCAAATATCATCTGAGATACTTGATGCTTCACAGACTGGTAGTTTGCCAAGGAATATCTCTCATGCAAATGCTTTTGCCTCTGGCTCACTGTTGTCTCATTCACACCTGCTGAACCTCAATAGAGTACAGCACGAGGACAATGCTCCTACTCCCTCTGAAAGAAATCTTGGAACCATTGGCCGTTCTTTGAAACCATCACATGTTTTCCATCCGAATTACTCCTTACTGCCCCAAGTGCAGACAATGAAGAATGCGGATACCGAGCCAAGTAGTAGAGTTTCGGATTTTGAACACGTTACTGCTATGGATGGACCACAGttaatatatgaagataattcCAGGTCCAGAAACCAAATGGATCCCGGACTGATGTCAGTGTCTCCGCTCAACTCAATGCTATCTGGGGATACCAAAATGCAAAGTTTATTGACAGAAGCAAGAGAAGATTTTGGCATAAAAGCTTCACCACAGCCTGCTCTCCTAGATAGACCTTCTCAAGGGATGGTCATGTTTAGTCAAAATGATCTTCTGAGTCAATCTACTGCCAGAAATTTGGCATCTAATCATGCAGGGCATCCCCAGGTTAATCTGTGCACGGCACCCTCCTGGTTTAAACAGTACAAAGCTTTCAGAAATGGGCGAATGCCACCAACTAATGAGGCAGGACATGCACAGAATGCTGCAGGACAGTTCTCACTCAGGAAGCCTCCCCATAATTTGAATGTATTTTCTTCTGAGGAACGAGTAGATGCTGCCGATGCCAGCCAGAGTGGCAGACTTTGGCCAAGCTCAGCAGCCACCTCAGTCGTTAGTGAACCCTTTTCTGCTCCATGTTCACTGCCTTCAGATGATATCGAACAATGTATGGCAGTTGCGAGACCAAAGAAACGCAAAACTGCAACATCCAATCTTCTACCATGGTGGAAAGAAGTAACACAAGGCTCTCAGAGGGTTCAAAATATCAG TGTTTCAGAACATGAATGGGCGCAAGCCACAAATCGACTGATTGAGAAG GCGGAGGATCAGGCTGAATTGATCGAAGATTGGCAATCGATGCTTCGACCAAAGAAAAGGCTTATCTTGACAACACAGATTATGCAGCAATTGCTATGCCCCGCACCTACATCCATTCTCTCTGCAAAGGGTGACTCTCAATATGATGTTCTGGGTTACTTTGTTGCTAAATTATCACTAGGAGATGCATGCAGCCTGACCTCTTTCACGAGTAATGGTTTGTTGCACATACCGCTAATTAACAATACCTT GATTTCAGAGAAGCAGCCCAAAGTGATTGAAGGTGTTGATGACCAGTTCCTTTCAAAAGTTGTAGAAGACTTCAGCAATAGAGCAAAGAAGCTGGAAAATGACTTAGTTAG ATTGGACAAGGTAGCATCAATTTTAGACATAAGAGTGGACTGCCAGGAGTTGGAAAAGTTTTCTGTCATTAACCGCTTTGCCAAATTCCACATCCGACAAGCAGATGCCTCTGGAACCTCATCTTCGTCCAGTGCTGTTGCCCCTGCACCAAAACCCTTTCCCCAGAGATACGTGGTTGCACATCCAATACCTAGGAATCTACCAGAGGGGGTACAATGTCTTTCACTGTAA